From a region of the Salminus brasiliensis chromosome 4, fSalBra1.hap2, whole genome shotgun sequence genome:
- the gpatch11 gene encoding G patch domain-containing protein 11 isoform X1, whose amino-acid sequence MMCRLLSKHCRAACADVVKAGVWMTLVFESCVRLDVRPGLPMIKRVKEARKREDLHKEKNTQNQQKSYKQQEQDSRDAALQSSISSENKGFALLQKMGYKAGQGLGKAGAGRVEPIPLNIKTDRGGIGMEELKKRKAEEEMENYRKKVQVKQQMEKRNLEDFRDRKRTEREKQQAEGDLRKSQRACEQLDSQKGISVPKDIWYWPEVINDEAEDTEESSTDGSDEEEELTSLEKLHYITSYLRGVHFYCIWCGTAYNDEEDLNSNCPGDTAADHDD is encoded by the exons ATGATGTGCAGGCTCTTGTCTAAGCACTGCAGGGCTGCTTGTGCTGATGTAGTGAAAGCAGGCGTGTGGATGACCCTTGTCTTTGAATCCTGTGTCAGACTGGATGTCAGACCTGGCCTGCCGATGATTAAACGTGTGAAGGAGGCTCGAAAAAGAGAGGATCTTCACAAAGAGAAAAACACCCAGAATCAACAGAAAAGCTATAAACAGCAGGAACAGGACAGCAGAGATGCAGCCCTGCAGAGCTCCATAAGCAGTGAAAACAAAGGCTTTGCATTGCTGCAGAAGATGGGCTACAAAGCAGGACAAGGCCTGGGGAAAGCAG GTGCTGGCCGAGTCGAACCCATTCCACTTAACATTAAAACAG ACAGAGGGGGCATTGGAATGGAGGAGCTCAAGAAAAGGAAAGCAGAAGAGGAAATGGAAAATTACCGGAAAAAGGTGCAAGTAAAACAACAGATGGAGAAAAGAAATCTAGAGGACTTCAG AGATCGaaagagaacagaaagagaaaagcagcaaGCGGAAGGAGACCTGAGAAAGAGCCAGAGGGCCTGTGAACAGCTCGACAGTCAGAAG ggtaTAAGTGTACCTAAGGATATCTGGTATTGGCCTGAAGTAATTAATGATGAGGCAGAAGATACCGAAGAGTCCAGCACTGATGGGagtgatgaagaggaggagctgacg TCATTAGAAAAGCTGCACTATATCACCTCTTACCTAAGGGGTGTACATTTCTACTGCATATGGTGTGGAACAGCATACAACG ATGAAGAAGATTTAAACTCGAACTGTCCTGGTGATACAGCAGCAGACCATGATGATTAG
- the gpatch11 gene encoding G patch domain-containing protein 11 isoform X2 — MAADEDDYMSDAFLNQVLDVRPGLPMIKRVKEARKREDLHKEKNTQNQQKSYKQQEQDSRDAALQSSISSENKGFALLQKMGYKAGQGLGKAGAGRVEPIPLNIKTDRGGIGMEELKKRKAEEEMENYRKKVQVKQQMEKRNLEDFRDRKRTEREKQQAEGDLRKSQRACEQLDSQKGISVPKDIWYWPEVINDEAEDTEESSTDGSDEEEELTSLEKLHYITSYLRGVHFYCIWCGTAYNDEEDLNSNCPGDTAADHDD, encoded by the exons ATGGCTGCAGATGAAGACGATTACATGTCTGATGCTTTTCTTAACCAAGT ACTGGATGTCAGACCTGGCCTGCCGATGATTAAACGTGTGAAGGAGGCTCGAAAAAGAGAGGATCTTCACAAAGAGAAAAACACCCAGAATCAACAGAAAAGCTATAAACAGCAGGAACAGGACAGCAGAGATGCAGCCCTGCAGAGCTCCATAAGCAGTGAAAACAAAGGCTTTGCATTGCTGCAGAAGATGGGCTACAAAGCAGGACAAGGCCTGGGGAAAGCAG GTGCTGGCCGAGTCGAACCCATTCCACTTAACATTAAAACAG ACAGAGGGGGCATTGGAATGGAGGAGCTCAAGAAAAGGAAAGCAGAAGAGGAAATGGAAAATTACCGGAAAAAGGTGCAAGTAAAACAACAGATGGAGAAAAGAAATCTAGAGGACTTCAG AGATCGaaagagaacagaaagagaaaagcagcaaGCGGAAGGAGACCTGAGAAAGAGCCAGAGGGCCTGTGAACAGCTCGACAGTCAGAAG ggtaTAAGTGTACCTAAGGATATCTGGTATTGGCCTGAAGTAATTAATGATGAGGCAGAAGATACCGAAGAGTCCAGCACTGATGGGagtgatgaagaggaggagctgacg TCATTAGAAAAGCTGCACTATATCACCTCTTACCTAAGGGGTGTACATTTCTACTGCATATGGTGTGGAACAGCATACAACG ATGAAGAAGATTTAAACTCGAACTGTCCTGGTGATACAGCAGCAGACCATGATGATTAG